One region of Glycine max cultivar Williams 82 chromosome 9, Glycine_max_v4.0, whole genome shotgun sequence genomic DNA includes:
- the LOC100805158 gene encoding transmembrane 9 superfamily member 11, whose protein sequence is MESCAQFGFWVVFILFLAFQIPPNYGFYLPGSYPHNYGVSDELWVKVNSLTSIDTEIPFSYYSLPFCKPEGGIKDSAENLGELLMGDRIENSPYRFRMYSNESEIYLCRIEALSGDQFKILKERIDEMYQVNLILDNLPAIRFTQKEGYFMRWTGYPVGIKIEDAYYVFNHLKFNVLVHKYEETNVARVMGTGEGAELIPVVKQGSSEKPGYMVVGFEVIPCSIMHNADSAKTLKMYEKYPSSIRCDPATVAMPIKEGQPVVFTYEVTFEESDIKWPSRWDAYLKMEGAKVHWFSILNSLMVITFLAGIVLVIFLRTVRRDLTRYEELDKEAQAQMNEELSGWKLVVGDVFRAPSNPALLCVMVGDGVQILGMSVVTILFAALGFMSPASRGTLITGILFFYMILGIAAGYVSVRMWRTIGFGEQKGWVSIAWKAACFFPGISFLILTTLNFLLWGSHSTGAIPFALFIILILLWFCISLPLTLVGGYFGAKAPHIEYPVRTNQIPREIPQQKYPSWLLVLGAGTLPFGTLFIELFFIMSSIWMGRVYYVFGFLFVVLILLVVVCAEVSLVLTYMHLCVEDWKWWWKSFFASGSVAIYIFLYSVNYLVFDLKSLSGPVSATLYLGYSLFMVLAIMLSTGTIGFLSSFWFVHYLFSSVKLD, encoded by the coding sequence ATGGAATCTTGTGCGCAATTCGGGTTCTGGGTGGTCTTCATCTTGTTCTTGGCATTTCAAATTCCTCCCAATTACGGGTTCTACCTTCCAGGTAGTTACCCCCACAACTATGGTGTCTCAGATGAGTTGTGGGTGAAGGTGAATTCCCTCACTTCCATTGACACAGAAATTCCCTTTAGCTACTACAGCTTGCCCTTTTGCAAGCCCGAGGGTGGCATCAAGGACAGTGCTGAGAACCTTGGGGAGCTCCTCATGGGGGATAGGATAGAGAACTCTCCTTATAGGTTTAGGATGTACTCCAATGAGTCTGAGATTTACTTGTGCCGGATCGAGGCATTGTCTGGGGACCAGTTCAAGATCTTGAAGGAGAGGATTGATGAGATGTATCAGGTCAATTTGATTCTTGATAATTTGCCTGCTATTAGGTTCACACAGAAAGAAGGGTACTTTATGAGATGGACTGGGTACCCTGTTGGTATTAAGATTGAGGATGCCTATTATGTGTTTAACCATCTCAAGTTCAATGTTCTTGTCCACAAGTACGAGGAGACCAATGTGGCTCGTGTGATGGGGACTGGTGAAGGTGCAGAACTGATCCCGGTTGTCAAGCAGGGGTCTTCTGAGAAGCCCGGATACATGGTTGTTGGGTTTGAGGTGATTCCTTGTAGTATTATGCATAATGCTGATTCTGCGAAAACCTTGAAGATGTATGAGAAGTATCCATCGTCTATCAGATGCGATCCAGCCACTGTGGCAATGCCTATCAAGGAGGGTCAGCCTGTTGTTTTCACTTATGAGGTCACCTTTGAGGAGAGTGACATCAAGTGGCCATCTAGATGGGATGCTTACTTGAAGATGGAGGGAGCTAAAGTGCATTGGTTTTCTATCCTTAATTCGCTTATGGTGATCACTTTTCTTGCTGGCATTGTTCTTGTGATCTTCCTAAGGACTGTTAGGAGGGATCTGACCCGTTATGAGGAGCTTGATAAGGAGGCTCAAGCACAGATGAATGAAGAATTATCTGGTTGGAAGCTTGTAGTGGGAGATGTTTTCCGTGCTCCATCGAATCCTGCTTTGTTGTGTGTGATGGTTGGGGATGGGGTTCAGATTCTTGGGATGTCTGTTGTGACGATATTGTTTGCTGCACTTGGATTCATGTCACCGGCATCTCGCGGAACACTAATCACAGGTATCCTGTTTTTCTATATGATACTCGGTATTGCTGCTGGTTATGTCTCAGTTCGTATGTGGAGGACGATCGGCTTTGGCGAACAGAAGGGCTGGGTGTCAATCGCATGGAAAGCTGCGTGTTTCTTCCCAGGCATTTCCTTTTTGATCCTCACAACCTTGAACTTCCTATTGTGGGGAAGCCACAGCACCGGAGCCATTCCATTTGCACTCTTCATAATACTAATCTTGCTTTGGTTCTGCATATCGTTACCCCTTACACTTGTTGGTGGCTACTTTGGAGCAAAGGCACCCCACATCGAGTATCCGGTCCGAACCAACCAAATTCCTCGCGAAATTCCCCAGCAGAAGTACCCATCATGGCTGTTAGTTCTTGGTGCTGGCACCCTTCCATTTGGCACCTTGTTCATTGAGCTCTTCTTTATCATGTCCAGCATTTGGATGGGCCGCGTTTACTACGTCTTTGGGTTTCTCTTCGTTGTTTTGATCCTTCTTGTGGTGGTTTGTGCCGAGGTATCTCTAGTTCTGACTTACATGCACCTGTGTGTGGAGGATTGGAAATGGTGGTGGAAATCGTTCTTTGCCTCTGGTTCTGTCGCCATATACATCTTTTTGTACTCTGTTAACTATCTTGTGTTTGATCTCAAGAGTTTGAGTGGTCCCGTGTCTGCAACTCTTTACTTAGGATACTCACTCTTCATGGTTCTAGCAATCATGCTTTCTACAGGTACAATTGGGTTCCTCTCTTCATTCTGGTTCGTGCATTACTTGTTCTCTTCTGTCAAGTTGGATTGA